Proteins from one Caldalkalibacillus salinus genomic window:
- a CDS encoding rod shape-determining protein, translating to MLTRDIGIDLGTANVLIHVKGKGIVLNEPSVVAIDSKSNKVLTVGHEARRMVGRTPGNIEAIRPLKDGVIADFDITEAMLRYFLQKIGVKGLFTSPRILICCPANITSVERKAIIEAAEKSGGKKVALQEEPKVAAVGAGMDISQPSGNMVVDIGGGTTDIAVLSMNDIVTASSIKMAGDKFDYAIGNYIKNQYKLVIGDRTAEDVKMNIATVYPQGRQEQMDIRGRDMVSGLPRTITIHSEEIYTALAEPVSNIVMASKSVLERTPPELSADIIDRGIILTGGGALLHGLDKLLSDELKVPVLIAEDPMACVANGTGMMLENWDNYIN from the coding sequence ATGCTGACAAGAGATATTGGTATAGATTTAGGAACGGCAAACGTACTTATTCATGTAAAAGGGAAAGGAATCGTTTTAAACGAGCCTAGTGTAGTCGCGATTGATAGCAAGTCAAATAAGGTTTTAACCGTTGGACATGAAGCGAGACGTATGGTTGGACGGACACCGGGTAACATAGAAGCGATTCGTCCCTTGAAGGACGGTGTCATTGCAGACTTTGATATTACAGAAGCGATGCTCAGATACTTTCTACAAAAAATAGGGGTAAAAGGGTTATTTACATCTCCTAGGATACTTATATGCTGTCCAGCCAACATTACTTCCGTTGAGAGAAAAGCCATCATTGAGGCGGCAGAAAAAAGCGGTGGTAAAAAAGTGGCCTTACAGGAGGAACCGAAAGTGGCGGCTGTCGGTGCAGGAATGGACATCTCACAGCCGAGTGGGAATATGGTCGTTGATATTGGCGGTGGTACGACTGATATAGCGGTATTATCTATGAATGATATCGTCACCGCCTCTTCTATAAAAATGGCTGGGGATAAGTTTGACTACGCCATTGGAAATTACATAAAAAATCAATACAAGCTCGTGATAGGCGATCGCACAGCAGAGGATGTCAAGATGAATATTGCCACCGTATATCCTCAAGGACGCCAAGAACAAATGGACATTCGAGGGCGTGATATGGTATCAGGTTTACCTCGTACCATTACCATCCACTCTGAAGAAATTTATACGGCATTGGCAGAGCCCGTTTCTAATATAGTCATGGCATCCAAAAGTGTGCTCGAGCGTACGCCACCAGAGTTGTCGGCTGATATCATTGATCGTGGTATTATCCTTACAGGCGGTGGGGCACTTTTACACGGGTTGGACAAGCTTTTATCAGACGAGTTGAAAGTCCCTGTTCTCATCGCAGAAGACCCGATGGCTTGCGTCGCTAATGGGACAGGCATGATGTTAGAGAATTGGGATAATTATATTAACTAA
- the spoIIID gene encoding sporulation transcriptional regulator SpoIIID: protein MHDYIKERTLKIATYIVETKNTVRMIAKKFGVSKSTVHKDLTERLPDINPELANEVREILEYHKSIRHLRGGEATKVKYKQPPSGKIEGEDLAEANT, encoded by the coding sequence GTGCACGATTACATCAAAGAACGGACGTTGAAAATCGCTACGTACATCGTGGAGACAAAGAATACGGTCCGCATGATAGCTAAAAAATTTGGTGTTTCAAAAAGTACAGTGCACAAAGATCTAACCGAACGACTACCCGACATTAATCCAGAACTAGCAAATGAGGTCAGAGAAATTTTGGAATACCACAAGTCAATACGACATTTGAGAGGAGGAGAAGCAACAAAGGTTAAGTATAAGCAGCCCCCTTCTGGTAAAATAGAAGGTGAGGATTTGGCTGAAGCGAACACCTAG